GAACGAGAAACTACAACCTCAGCGGTATTACCGTTTTCATCTTCAGAAGTAATTGTTCTTACTTCGTCCATTTCAACGATACCATCTCTTCTTGCAACGATAGATGGGTTTTCTGATACGTTTCCTGCAGTACCCCCTTGGTGGAAAGTTCTCAACGTAAGCTGAGTACCTGGTTCCCCAATTGACTGTGCTGCAATTACACCTACCGCTTCACCCATGTGAATTACTTTACCTGTTGCCAGGTTTCTACCATAACATTTTGCACAGATACCTTTCTTAGCTTCACAAGTTAATGGTGAACGAACTTCAACAGCTTCTAATCCTGCTTCTTCAATTCTCTTAGCTAATTCTTCGATGATTACCTGATCTGCACTCGCAATAAGCTCGTCAGATTCCGGATCATAGATATTATGAAGGGATACTCTACCTAAGATTCTTTCAGAAATTCTTTCAACGATCTCGTCATTTTTCTTAAGTGCAGTAACTTCTGTACCTCTCAGTGTTCCACAGTCGTCTTCTGTAACGATAACATCCTGTGCAACGTCTACCAATCTTCTCGTTAAGTAACCAGCATCGGCTGTCTTAAGAGCGGTATCCGCAAGACCCTTACGAGCACCGTGGGTAGAGATAAAGTACTCTAGAATCGAAAGACCTTCCTTAAAGTTTGCAAGGATCGGGTTTTCGATGATCTCCGCTCCGGTAGATCCGGCTTTTTGCGGTTTTGCCATCAAACCTCTCATCCCTGATAACTGACGGATCTGTTCTTTAGAACCCCTCGCTCCAGAGTCAAGCATCATGTATACAGAGTTAAATCCACCTTGGTCAACTTTCATTCTGCTCATGATCATTTCAGTTAATCCAGCGTTGGTATTTGTCCAAACGTCAATTACCTGGTTATAACGTTCTGTATCTGTAATTAGACCCATGTTATAGTTAGCTCTAATTTCGTCTACAGTTTCAATAGAAGTAGCAATCATCTGTTTTTTCTCAACAGGAACTACAATATCTCCTAGTGAGAAAGAAAGACCTCCTTTGAATGCGTTTGAATACCCTAAGTCTTTCATGGCATCCAGGAACTTCACAGTTGTAGGGAAATCTGTATCAGCAAGGATCTTACCGATAACGTTTCTCAATGATTTCTTCGTAAGAAGCTCATTGATATATCCTACCTGCTTAGGTACAATCTGGTTGAATAGGATTCTACCTACAGAAGTTTCGATCAATCTTGTAACGATTTCACCATCTTCTTTGATAGGCAGTCTACATCTTACTTTAGCATTTAAAGATACTCTACCTTCAGCATAAGCGATTTCCGCTTCTTCAGGAGAATAGAATGCAAGACCTTCTCCTTTTACTTTCATCGTCTCAGTAGAGCTTAATTCTTTAGTCATGAAATAAAGACCAAGAACCATGTCCTGAGATGGTACTGTAATTGGAGAACCGTTTGCAGGGTTCAAGATGTTTTGAGAACCTAACATCAATAACTGAGCTTCAAGGATTGCTTCTGGTCCTAACGGCAAGTGTACTGCCATCTGGTCACCATCGAAATCGGCATTGAAGGCCGTAGTTACTAACGGGTGTAGCTGGATTGCTTTACCTTCGATCATCTTAGGTTGGAAAGCCTGAATACCCAATCTGTGAAGAGTAGGTGCTCTGTTCAATAGAACAGGGTGACCTTTCATCACGTTTTCAAGGATATCATAAACTACTGGTTCTTTTCTGTCGATAATTCTCTTTGCAGATTTTACTGTTTTTACAATACCTCTTTCAATTAGTTTTCTAATGATGAATGGTTTGTAAAGTTCAGCTGCCATATCTTTAGGAATACCACATTCGTGAAGCTGTAAGTTTGGACCTACAACAATTACCGAACGCGCAGAGTAGTCAACCCTTTTCCCTAGTAGGTTCTGACGGAAACGACCTTGTTTACCCTTCAATGAATCAGAAAGTGATTTCAATGGTCTGTTTGATTCAGATTTTACTGCAGAAGATTTTCTTGTGTTATCGAATAATGAATCTACTGATTCCTGAAGCATACGCTTCTCGTTTCTTAAGATTACTTCAGGAGCTTTGATCTCCAATAATCTTTTCAAACGGTTATTTCTGATAATAACTCTTCTATAAAGGTCATTCAAGTCAGAAGTTGCGAAACGTCCTCCATCCAATGGAACTAATGGTCTTAATTCTGGTGGGATAACAGGAAGTACACGCATGATCATCCACTCTGGTCTGTTGATCATTCTTGTATTAGCACCTCTTAATGCTTCTACAACGTTCAATCTTTTCAGCGCTTCAGTTCTTCTTTGTTTTGAACCTTCGTTGTGAGCTTTGTGTCTCAAGTCGAAAGACAATGCATCAAGATCAATTCTTTTTAATAGATCTTCAACAGCTTCAGCACCCATTCTGGCGATGAATTTGTTTGGATCAGAATCATCAAGATACTGGTTTTCTACAGGAAGAGTTTCCATGATATCAAGGTACTCTTCTTCTGTAAGGAATTCCATATTTTCAAAATCAGAACCGTCTAATTTTTTAGCAATACCCTGCTGAATCACTACATATCTTTCGTAGTAGATGATCATGTCTAATTTCTTAGAAGGAATTCCTAAAAGGTATCCGATTTTGTTTGGTAATGAACGGAAATACCAGATGTGTGCAATTGGAACTACAAGGTTGATGTGCCCGATTCTCTCTCTTCTTACTTTTTTCTCAGTAACTTCTACTCCACAACGGTCACACACAATCCCTTTGTAACGAATTCTCTTGTATTTACCACAAGCACATTCGTAATCCTTTACAGGACCAAAGATTTTCTCACAGAATAGCCCGTCTCTTTCAGGCTTGTGAGTTCTGTAGTTAATAGTTTCCGGTTTTAGAACCTCTCCTCTTGAGTCTTGCAAAATAGACTCCGGTGAAGCTAAACCGATGGTTATTTTATTAAATCTACTTGATTTATTTTTATTTGACATTTGTTAGATTTTAAATTTTAGATTTTAGATTTTAGATTAATTTTTGAATGCTGCCATTCAACATTTATAATTTAAAATTTAAAATTATTCCTCTAGTCTTACGTCTAATCCAAGACCTTGTAACTCGTGAAGTAATACGTTGAATGATTCTGGAATACCTGGTTCAGGCATAGATTCACCTTTCGCAATGGCTTCATAAGTTTTTGCTCTACCAATCACGTCATCCGACTTCACAGTCAAGATCTCTCTCAGGATGTTAGATGCACCGAATGCTTCAAGTGCCCAAACCTCCATCTCTCCGAATCTCTGACCTCCGAACTGAGCTTTACCTCCTAACGGCTGCTGAGTAATCAATGAGTAAGGACCAATAGAACGTGCGTGCATCTTATCATCTACCATGTGTCCTAGTTTCAACATATAAATGATACCTACTGTTGCAGCCTGAGTAAATCTTTCTCCGGTACCACCATCATAAAGGTGAGTGTGACCGAATTTAGGAAGACCTGCTTTCTCAGTATACTCAGTAATCTGATCAAGACTTGCTCCATCGAAGATTGGTGTAGCGAACTTCAATCCTAATTTTCTACCAGCCCATCCAAGAACGGTTTCGTAGATCTGACCGATGTTCATACGGGAAGGTACCCCTAGTGGATTCAATACGATATCTACTGGTGTTCCATCTTCCAGGAATGGCATATCTTCTTCACGAACGATTCTTGAAACGATACCTTTGTTACCGTGACGTCCTGCCATCTTATCTCCTACATTCAGTTTACGTTTCTTAGCGATGTAAACTTTAGCCAACTTCATGATACCTGCCGGAAGCTCATCTCCGATTGAAATTGCAAATTTCTCACGGTTTTTAACTCCCTGGATGTCGTTATATTTGATTTTGTAATTGTGAATTAATTGTTTGATCAATTCATTTTTATCAGCGTCTACTGTCCAGTCTGCACCGCTAACATTTACATAATCTTCAACTGAAGTTAATAACTTGTGAGTGAATTTCACACCTTTACCGATGATTTCTTCGTCAAGGTCATTTTGTACCCCTTGAGAAGTTTTACCGCTTACCAGTGTATTTAATTTTTCAATTAAAGTATTTCTCAACTCATCAAATTTAGCCTTGTAAGTGTTTTCAATTTCTTCAAGTCTAAGTTTTTCTTCAGTTCTTTTCTTTTTGTCTTTAATGTTTCTAGAGAACAATTTCTTGTTGATAACAACTCCTCTTAATGAAGAGTCAGCTTTCAATGAAGCATCCTTCACATCACCAGCTTTATCACCGAAGATTGCTCTAAGAAGTTTTTCTTCAGGAGTCGGATCAGATTCACCTTTTGGAGTAATTTTACCAATCATGATATCTCCAGGCTTCACTTCAGCACCGATTCTGATCATACCGTTCTCGTCAAGATCTTTAGTAGCTTCTTCAGATACGTTTGGAATATCTGCTGTAAGCTCTTCCATACCTAGTTTGGTATCACGAACTTCAAGAGAGTACTCATCTACGTGGATTGAAGTAAACCAGTCTTCACGTACAACTTTTTCGTTGATTACGATTGCATCCTCAAAGTTGTATCCTTTCCAAGGCATGAACGCTACCACTAAGTTTCTACCAAGAGCTAATTCTCCTTTTTCAGTAGCATAACCGTCGCAAAGTACCTGTCCTTTCTCCACTACATCACCTACTCTTACGTTTGGTCTTAGGGTAATTGTTGTACTCTGGTTAGTTTTTCTGAACTTAGTCAGTTTGTATGTTTTAGTAGCAGACTCAAATTGTACTAAATCTTCGTCTTCGCTTCTTTCATATTTGATGGTAATCTTGTCAGCATCTACATACTCTACAGTACCTGTACCTTCAGCATTAATTAAGATTCTTGAATCTCTTGCAACTTGTTGCTCAAGCCCTGTACCCACGATTGGAGCCTGTGGCTTCAATAGAGGAACGGCCTGACGCATCATGTTAGATCCCATCAATGCACGGTTCGCATCATCATGTTCCAAGAATGGAATTAATGAAGCGGAAATACCAGAAATCTGGTTTGGTGCCACATCGATAAGGTTCACCTGAGCTGGTTCAACTACCGGGTAGTCACCATCTAATCTTGCAATAATTCTGTCTGTTAAGAAATCACCGTTATCGCTCAATTCAACGTTTGCCTGAGCAATTACTTTGTCTTCTTCGTCTTCTGCATTTAAGTAAATAGGATCAGCGTTAAGATCAATCTTACCACCGTCTACTTTTCTATATGGAGTTTCAATGAAACCTAGGTTGTTGATTTTTGCATAGATCCCTAGAGATGAAATCAAACCGATGTTTGGTCCTTCCGGAGTTTCAATCGGACAAATTCTTCCGTAGTGAGTATGGTGAACGTCACGAACCTCGAAACCTGCTCTTTCTCTTGATAAACCACCAGGCCCTAGTGCAGATAATCTTCTCTTGTGAGTGATCTCTGATAGAGGGTTGGTTTGGTCCATGAACTGAGATAGCTGGTTGGTACCGAAGAATGAGTTGATTACAGATGTTAATGTCTTAGCATTTACAAGATCAAGCGGAGTAAAGATTTCGTTATCTCTAACGTTCATTCTTTCCTTGATTGTTCTTGCAATTCTTGAAAGACCTACACCGAACTGTCCTGCTAATTGCTCACCAACAGTTTTAATTCTTCTGTTTGATAAGTGGTCAATATCATCCACATCCGTTTTTGAGTTTACTAACTCAATTAAGTGTCTTACGATTGCAATGATATCTTCCTTAGTAAGAACTTCAGTTGTAGTTGGGATGTTTAGGCTTAACTTTTTGTTTAGTCTGTAACGTCCTACTTCACCTAAAGAGTATCTCTGCTCAGAGAAGAATAATTTTTCAATGATTCCTCTTGCCGTTTCCTCATCTGGTGGATCTGCGTTTCTTAACTGACGATAAATATACTCTACCGCTTCTTTTTCAGAGTTAGTAGGGTCTTTTTGTAATGTATTCTGAATGATTGAGAATTCGTTGCTGTTTTCTTTGTGAATCAAGATAGATTTCACTCCAGCATCCAGGATAAGATCTAAGTGTTCTTTTTCAAGGATTGTTTCTCTATCCAAGATGATCTCGTTTCTTTCGATAGAAACTACTTCACCTGTATCTTCGTCTACGAAATCTTCGAACCAAGTGTTCAATACTCTCGCAGCCAATGTTCTCCCTTCCACTTTTTTAAGGGCAGCTTTAGAAACTTTCACTTCTTCAGCAAGGTCGAAGATTTGAAGGATATCTTTATCAGATTCGTATCCGATAGCTCTTAATAAAGTTGTTAATGGTAATTTTTTCTTACGGTCGATATACGCGTACATTACGCTGTTGATATCTGTTGTAAATTCCATCCAAGATCCTTTGAAAGGGATAATTCTTGAATAGTAAAGTTTGGTCCCGTTCGCGTGGTAAGTCTGTCCGAAGAATACACCAGGTGAACGGTGAAGCTGCGTAACGATAACTCTTTCAGCACCATTGATGATGAAAGAACCACTTGGCGTCATATAAGGAACCGGACCTAAATATACATCCTGAACCACAGTTTGGAAATCTTCGTGTTCCGGGTCAGTACAATACAATTTAAGTCTAGCTTTTAGAGGAACTGAATAAGTAAGTCCTCTTTCCACACACTCATCAATTGAATAACGTGGAGAATCTACCAGATAGTCTAAGAATTCTAATACGAATTGGTTTCTTGAATCCGTAATTGGGAAATTCTCTTGGAAAGTCTTGTAAAGAGCTTCTGTCTTTCTGGCTTCAGGAAGTGTATCAAGCTGGAAAAATTCTCTGAAAGACTCGATTTGGATATCCAAAAAGTCTGGAGTGATAATTTTTCCTTTCGCTGATGAGAAATTAATTCTCGGATTTCCTTGAGTTGTTGATTTTGTTTTACTCATAAAACTTTTAAGAAAGGGTTAAAAAATATTTTGATTCATTAAAAAATATCAGAAAAGAACAAGAAACAAGGTAAAAGCAAAAGGTAAAAGTGTTTTTGGCGCTCACGAAGGACCTTAGAACTCTTTTAACGCTGTACTTGGCTCTTTCTAACTGCAACACTGGTATATCTTTTCACAGCGTAATGCAAAATATTTTTATTACTTTTGAGGCTATATTACCGCAATATCTATATACACGAAATCCCCTTCATGTTTTACACAATGAAAGAGCTGATTTTCAGTATTTTATAAATTTACAAACAATTTTTCGCGCCAAAAGAGGGGCAAAGATACAAAAAGTTATCCACAATAACAAATAAATCCTCTCATTTTGAGACTTTTAAAATAAGAGAGACTGCCCAAAATGAGCAGTCCCTCCACAACACAAGCTAATCTTATGATTATTTCACAATAACCTTATAAGATTTTATTTTCGATTTAGTTTCTATTTTTATCATATACAGCCCTGTTGGAAGTGAAGAGGTATCGATACCAGTACCGGCATTGAATTTACCTGTCTTAACAACCTGACCCTGTGCTGAGAATAAAGCATACGTTCCTTCTTCCGCTGATGTAATGCTAAGGATTTCCCCTGCTTTTACCGGGTTTGGATACACTTTCACATCATTGGCTGCTTCAGTGATTTCAGCAGTAGTGATCTTAGCACTGGTGTTGGATGCATTTTTCAACAACGAAGCATAAGGTGAAAGTGGTGAACCCGGAGATCCTCTTTTCACAAGATCTGTATCTACCACAGCCTGAATTCCGTCTTTATCTTTATCGTTTATCGTAGAGATAAATCCTCCTCCTAACGTATCAAGGTTTGCTTTTCCGATCTGATAAAGGTCCGGATCTGAACCATTGGACGTAATATCCAGGAAGTCAGGTTTATCATCACCATCTGTATTTTTGATTGGATATTTCAGTACACCTGAGTCAGGTGACGTTTCCAGAATATCTGCAATTCCGTTTTTACCTACCGGAACATTCGCATCAATAACGCCGTTTCGATCTGCATCAATCTGATTGATTACAGATGTTGGAATTCCAGATTCAAATAAATCTAAGATACCGTCGTTATCGGAATCCAAATCAAGATAATTAGGAACAGAATCTCCTAACACTGGTGTCAAAAGAATATCTCCTTCATTATCATCATCCTGAAATTTTCCATTGTTATCAAAATCCTCTACCGCATCCGGAATCCCGTCATTATCAGAATCCAAATCACAGGCATCTACAATACCATCTCCATCTGTATCCAGTGCAGGAGATTTGTCATTTACCGCCGTACAGCCCTCAGCACAATCAGGAATTCCATTTCCGTTGTGATCTATGCTGTCATCTCCTCCCTGACACTGATCAAAACAGTTCGGAACACCATCATTATCATCATCTCTGCTCGCAAAAGCATTATAGATATAATAATTTTGAGGGATACGAATCGCTGTTCCGCTATTGAACGTAATCTTGATACGGTTGAAAGGTTTTGTAGCCTTTCCTCCAACATAGAATTTATTTGAGTTTGTAGTGAAGAAGTTTCCACTGATAAGGCTTCCCGAACTTGTAAAGGTATCAGTCAAAGTATTTCCGTTATACAATGTCACGGTGATATTTTCCAGAACACTTACTCCAAGAAGATTTCCTGCTTTTTCTACCGTAAATCCAGCCATTGTATTGACAGGAAGTACTGAATTACTACTTACTGTTGCAAAGGCAGAGAAGAGACTGAATATAGACGCGGCCGGAACCGTAGCTGTTGCATAATTGGATGGATTATTATCTACAATCGCTTCCGGATTGATCATTTTAGCTAAAATAAGGCCAAGGAAACCCGGACCTGATGTCCATGCAGCACCTGTAACCAAATTCCCAGGTACAGCAGAACCGCTTGTCTGGATTTTATCATCACAATCACAAGAGACAGGTTCTTCAAAAGCATAATATACTTTCATCGCTCCTAAATTAAACCCTAGTGTTTGGGTGATTTTCAACCTTACTTCATTGAAAGGTTTAGTACTGGTTAATGTAACTTTCTGTTTTCCTGAACCATACCCCAACACTTTAATATTAATCAGACCTCCTCCGTCAGACAGTTGTTTTGAATCCTGAAGCTGACCGAAAAGATACGTTTCTATGGTAATATTTTTTAAAAACTCAGCACTTAGAAGTTTTCCCTGATCATCAGGTTCTATTACAAAACCGGTTCTGTTCCCCGCAGGATATACCTGATTTTTATCGAGAACTCCTATTGAATAAGATCCTAGCAACCCTATCGGCAATACGATTGATCCATAAGAGTTTTTATTTCCATCTCCAATTCTTTCTTTATTCTGAACATAAGAAAGCGGAGCCAGGAAACTGCTGCTTCCGGATACATTTCCATCCACACCACTTCCGGCAATAATGTCATCACAAATACCATTATTATCCGTTGGCACTTCTGTAGGATCAAATGCAAATGCATAATATACATTCATAGCGCTGAATACAGAAAGAACATTGGTCTGGTATAACCTCACTTCATCAAATTCTTTTGAAGTCTTGAAGTGCAGGAATATTCTGTTTTTGCTTCCCCCGAATGCAGGTACCGACAAAAG
This region of Chryseobacterium culicis genomic DNA includes:
- a CDS encoding T9SS type A sorting domain-containing protein; its protein translation is MTRKLFEKLAAMLMTLMMSAVLFAQLGYEPIRGMGVEAKPVNNSGICLACYNGSMNPVVDASLDNSVSMGNFASLLSGNGISVKNKNTTYPAGYITGFNVDLGTSFITVDLLSSLRISTYKNGVLQETTTSSTLLSVPAFGGSKNRIFLHFKTSKEFDEVRLYQTNVLSVFSAMNVYYAFAFDPTEVPTDNNGICDDIIAGSGVDGNVSGSSSFLAPLSYVQNKERIGDGNKNSYGSIVLPIGLLGSYSIGVLDKNQVYPAGNRTGFVIEPDDQGKLLSAEFLKNITIETYLFGQLQDSKQLSDGGGLINIKVLGYGSGKQKVTLTSTKPFNEVRLKITQTLGFNLGAMKVYYAFEEPVSCDCDDKIQTSGSAVPGNLVTGAAWTSGPGFLGLILAKMINPEAIVDNNPSNYATATVPAASIFSLFSAFATVSSNSVLPVNTMAGFTVEKAGNLLGVSVLENITVTLYNGNTLTDTFTSSGSLISGNFFTTNSNKFYVGGKATKPFNRIKITFNSGTAIRIPQNYYIYNAFASRDDDNDGVPNCFDQCQGGDDSIDHNGNGIPDCAEGCTAVNDKSPALDTDGDGIVDACDLDSDNDGIPDAVEDFDNNGKFQDDDNEGDILLTPVLGDSVPNYLDLDSDNDGILDLFESGIPTSVINQIDADRNGVIDANVPVGKNGIADILETSPDSGVLKYPIKNTDGDDKPDFLDITSNGSDPDLYQIGKANLDTLGGGFISTINDKDKDGIQAVVDTDLVKRGSPGSPLSPYASLLKNASNTSAKITTAEITEAANDVKVYPNPVKAGEILSITSAEEGTYALFSAQGQVVKTGKFNAGTGIDTSSLPTGLYMIKIETKSKIKSYKVIVK
- the rpoB gene encoding DNA-directed RNA polymerase subunit beta, with the translated sequence MSKTKSTTQGNPRINFSSAKGKIITPDFLDIQIESFREFFQLDTLPEARKTEALYKTFQENFPITDSRNQFVLEFLDYLVDSPRYSIDECVERGLTYSVPLKARLKLYCTDPEHEDFQTVVQDVYLGPVPYMTPSGSFIINGAERVIVTQLHRSPGVFFGQTYHANGTKLYYSRIIPFKGSWMEFTTDINSVMYAYIDRKKKLPLTTLLRAIGYESDKDILQIFDLAEEVKVSKAALKKVEGRTLAARVLNTWFEDFVDEDTGEVVSIERNEIILDRETILEKEHLDLILDAGVKSILIHKENSNEFSIIQNTLQKDPTNSEKEAVEYIYRQLRNADPPDEETARGIIEKLFFSEQRYSLGEVGRYRLNKKLSLNIPTTTEVLTKEDIIAIVRHLIELVNSKTDVDDIDHLSNRRIKTVGEQLAGQFGVGLSRIARTIKERMNVRDNEIFTPLDLVNAKTLTSVINSFFGTNQLSQFMDQTNPLSEITHKRRLSALGPGGLSRERAGFEVRDVHHTHYGRICPIETPEGPNIGLISSLGIYAKINNLGFIETPYRKVDGGKIDLNADPIYLNAEDEEDKVIAQANVELSDNGDFLTDRIIARLDGDYPVVEPAQVNLIDVAPNQISGISASLIPFLEHDDANRALMGSNMMRQAVPLLKPQAPIVGTGLEQQVARDSRILINAEGTGTVEYVDADKITIKYERSEDEDLVQFESATKTYKLTKFRKTNQSTTITLRPNVRVGDVVEKGQVLCDGYATEKGELALGRNLVVAFMPWKGYNFEDAIVINEKVVREDWFTSIHVDEYSLEVRDTKLGMEELTADIPNVSEEATKDLDENGMIRIGAEVKPGDIMIGKITPKGESDPTPEEKLLRAIFGDKAGDVKDASLKADSSLRGVVINKKLFSRNIKDKKKRTEEKLRLEEIENTYKAKFDELRNTLIEKLNTLVSGKTSQGVQNDLDEEIIGKGVKFTHKLLTSVEDYVNVSGADWTVDADKNELIKQLIHNYKIKYNDIQGVKNREKFAISIGDELPAGIMKLAKVYIAKKRKLNVGDKMAGRHGNKGIVSRIVREEDMPFLEDGTPVDIVLNPLGVPSRMNIGQIYETVLGWAGRKLGLKFATPIFDGASLDQITEYTEKAGLPKFGHTHLYDGGTGERFTQAATVGIIYMLKLGHMVDDKMHARSIGPYSLITQQPLGGKAQFGGQRFGEMEVWALEAFGASNILREILTVKSDDVIGRAKTYEAIAKGESMPEPGIPESFNVLLHELQGLGLDVRLEE
- the rpoC gene encoding DNA-directed RNA polymerase subunit beta', with protein sequence MSNKNKSSRFNKITIGLASPESILQDSRGEVLKPETINYRTHKPERDGLFCEKIFGPVKDYECACGKYKRIRYKGIVCDRCGVEVTEKKVRRERIGHINLVVPIAHIWYFRSLPNKIGYLLGIPSKKLDMIIYYERYVVIQQGIAKKLDGSDFENMEFLTEEEYLDIMETLPVENQYLDDSDPNKFIARMGAEAVEDLLKRIDLDALSFDLRHKAHNEGSKQRRTEALKRLNVVEALRGANTRMINRPEWMIMRVLPVIPPELRPLVPLDGGRFATSDLNDLYRRVIIRNNRLKRLLEIKAPEVILRNEKRMLQESVDSLFDNTRKSSAVKSESNRPLKSLSDSLKGKQGRFRQNLLGKRVDYSARSVIVVGPNLQLHECGIPKDMAAELYKPFIIRKLIERGIVKTVKSAKRIIDRKEPVVYDILENVMKGHPVLLNRAPTLHRLGIQAFQPKMIEGKAIQLHPLVTTAFNADFDGDQMAVHLPLGPEAILEAQLLMLGSQNILNPANGSPITVPSQDMVLGLYFMTKELSSTETMKVKGEGLAFYSPEEAEIAYAEGRVSLNAKVRCRLPIKEDGEIVTRLIETSVGRILFNQIVPKQVGYINELLTKKSLRNVIGKILADTDFPTTVKFLDAMKDLGYSNAFKGGLSFSLGDIVVPVEKKQMIATSIETVDEIRANYNMGLITDTERYNQVIDVWTNTNAGLTEMIMSRMKVDQGGFNSVYMMLDSGARGSKEQIRQLSGMRGLMAKPQKAGSTGAEIIENPILANFKEGLSILEYFISTHGARKGLADTALKTADAGYLTRRLVDVAQDVIVTEDDCGTLRGTEVTALKKNDEIVERISERILGRVSLHNIYDPESDELIASADQVIIEELAKRIEEAGLEAVEVRSPLTCEAKKGICAKCYGRNLATGKVIHMGEAVGVIAAQSIGEPGTQLTLRTFHQGGTAGNVSENPSIVARRDGIVEMDEVRTITSEDENGNTAEVVVSRSTEFRLVADNESRTPLMVANVPYGSILSVKPGDKVKKGDTICRWDPYNAVIIAETSGKVEYEDIIQGISFQLEIDEQTGFEEKVISESRNKKAVPTLKVVDSKGIEQKAYNLPVGAHLMVNDGEKIKAGKVLIKIPRKSAKAGDITGGLPRVTELFEARNPSNPAVVTEIDGVVSYGKIKRGNRELIVEAKTGERKIYLVKLSNQILVQENDFVRAGSPLSDGSITPEDILRIKGPTAVQEYLVNEIQEVYRLQGVKIDDKHFEIIVRQMMTKVSIVDGGDTQFLEGALEHKYDFLEENNRVFGLKVVVDAGDSKEFSPGQMINARELRDENSKLRREDQNLVEVREALPATATPVLQGITRAALQTKSFMSAASFQETTKVLNEAAVAGKVDNLGGLKENVIVGHRIPAGTGLKEYQNVIVGSKKEFEDLN